In the genome of Vanacampus margaritifer isolate UIUO_Vmar chromosome 1, RoL_Vmar_1.0, whole genome shotgun sequence, one region contains:
- the plekhn1 gene encoding uncharacterized protein plekhn1, which yields MGSGISCVPQHNFTFSSKSFIRRNSSRLFRKKNPQEGQEKSNSIINILCTVTPRKEMSPKDLQTIENIKWDPPFPYDPANGWKKSSINVKNYGRLIHSSKVRFRFLHCQDIHNCYLDLFQTHLHFVSNNTPGLTYQGTLPLKELTICNLQQNCNHSQPMEYAFQINGVSLNPIIVYCANQEEMDRWFGLLKENIEANGGNAIAPENYTRVKQNQEKTPAGREELRNSINKEPIYEWEGSQRDSLGPITYVTKVRLQHLPCQQQSDRLLVMYTSTMIILSEEEHGLFYKGKLPLNMITVTTPCQDVKPNTFMIEGKLINPIVVSCLDRREFCNWIQHFKAADVPVLSPPPPVYDIIYTPTHREAPQFDRWSGNSQGYPESLKFSQSGRGSHNRQFPTHEDNPLSPGYSEPLCYSRPSSTETGRLGSRTSSFSSHTKPERDSRPLPLRYSNPQRGSYLQPGESSAGMPQLYSTPYAGPHRLEKGLLVKSNSWNTSQTSLGYSLNAPQRHSDMCAPRQPLSPLYDVPCSPEIFTLDEAGPLESWQEPIHPYHHQQSSCVPPSSFKLCTPPMGRHSRRSLVLTNLQGRALGLEKESPQNQVEERSEALSRLKLLTAPSKRQEQAHLRSNCGINTSQMYHYSADLHSYLKPTEPDDQEIDYDNIWEYDRQTGMIQLTSGIPTHWTGLNSGARGLGAMATEQRWS from the exons ATGGGGAGCGGCATTTCATGTGTGCCCCAGCACAACTTCACTTTCTCCAGCAAAAGTTTCATCCGCAGAAACAG CAGTCGCCTATTTCGCAAGAAGAACCCCCAAGAGGGCCAGGAGAAATCCAACAGCATCATCAACATCCTCTGCACTGTCACCCCGAGGAAG GAAATGTCCCCAAAAGACCTGCAGACCATCGAGAACATCAAATGGGATCCTCCATTCCCGTATGACCCGGCCAACGGCTGGAAGAAGAGCAGCATCAATGTGAAGAATTACGGCCGGCTGATTCACAGCTCCAAAGTTCGTTTCCGCTTCCTGCACTGCCAG GATATACACAATTGCTACCTGGATCTCTTCCAGACACACCTTCACTTTGTGTCCAACAACACCCCTGGACTGACATACCAG GGAACTCTTCCACTGAAAGAACTCACTATCTGCAACCTGCAACAGAACTGCAATCATAGCCAACCAATGGAATACGCCTTTCAAATAAATG GTGTCAGCCTTAACCCCATCATCGTCTACTGTGCCAACCAAGAAGAAATGGACCGATGGTTTGGTCTTcttaaagaaaatattgaagCTAACGGCGGCAACGCAATTGCACCGGAAAACTACACCAGAGTCAAA CAAAACCAGGAGAAGACTCCTGCAGGCAGAGAGGAGCTAAGGAACTCCATCAACAAAGAGCCCATCTATGAGTGGGAGGGCTCGCAGCGGGACAGCCTGGGCCCCATTACCTACGTCACCAAAGTTCGACTACAGCACCTGCCCTGTCAG CAACAAAGTGACAGACTACTGGTGATGTACACGTCGACAATGATCATCTTATCAGAAGAGGAGCATGGCCTCTTCTACAAG GGGAAGCTTCCACTCAACATGATCACAGTGACCACACCTTGCCAAGATGTCAAGCCCAACACCTTTATGATTGAAG GGAAGCTCATCAACCCCATAGTGGTGTCCTGTCTAGATAGGCGCGAGTTCTGCAACTGGATCCAACATTTTAAAGCTGCTGACGTGCCCGTTCTCAGCCCACCGCCCCCGGTCTATGACATCATCTACACACCAACGCACAGAGAG GCACCACAGTTTGACAGGTGGAGTGGAAACAGTCAAGGCTACCCCGAGTCCCTCAAGTTCAGTCAGAGTGGACGTGGGTCCCACAACCGTCAGTTCCCTACTCATGAAGACAACCCACTCTCACCAGGATATTCGGAACCTCTCTGT TACAGCCGTCCGTCCTCAACCGAGACCGGCCGTCTGGGAAGCAGGACCAGCAGCTTCTCTTCCCACACCAAGCCCGAACGTGACTCACGACCTTTACCACTGCGCTACTCGAACCCCCAGCGTGGCTCCTACCTCCAGCCTGGAGAGAGCTCTGCAGGCATGCCCCAGCTGTACAGCACGCCATACGCTGGCCCGCACCGCCTCGAGAAAGGCCTGCTTGTCAAG TCAAACAGCTGGAACACATCTCAGACGTCTCTTGGCTACTCCCTGAACGCCCCGCAGCGACACTCAGACATGTGCGCTCCTCGCCAGCCCTTGTCTCCCCTCTATGATGTGCCCTGTAGCCCTGAAATCTTCACCTTGGATGAAGCGGGGCCACTG GAGAGCTGGCAGGAGCCCATTCATCCGTACCACCACCAGCAAAGCTCTTGTGTTCCACCCTCTTCCTTCAAGCTCTGCACACCGCCAATGGGCAGACACAGCCGGAGAAGTCTGGTCCTGACCAACTTGCAGGGACGTGCTCTGGGCCTGGAGAAGGAGAGCCCTCAGAATCAAGTGGAGGAGAGATCCGAAGCCCTGTCTAGGCTCAAGCTTTTGACTGCACCCTCAAAAAGACAAGAGCAG GCACACCTCCGGTCTAACTGTGGGATCAACACGTCTCAGATGTATCATTACTCAGCAG ATCTTCATTCATACCTCAAACCCACAGAACCGGATGACCAGGAAATAGACTATGACAACATTTGGGAGTATGATCGCCAAACTGGAATGATTCAGCTAACGTCTGGAATCCCGACACACTGGACAGGATTAAACAGCGGGGCCAGGGGCCTTGGTGCCATGGCAACGGAGCAGAGATGGTCATAA